The Phyllopteryx taeniolatus isolate TA_2022b chromosome 17, UOR_Ptae_1.2, whole genome shotgun sequence genome window below encodes:
- the LOC133466886 gene encoding mannose-P-dolichol utilization defect 1 protein-like isoform X1 has translation MSSSPIQNFFVTHFMPEKCYAQLFVNFNLHVPCLTLFLNKIIGWWILLDIVFAQLLQLLRILWRRNAEGLCPASVLLQLYASSGPVLLAVARNFPLFAWGERLFLSIQTTTIVFLILHYRGDTVRGILFVLAYGGLIVLLGSHAPAQVISAMQSSSLAAIIASKALQAGSNFKKGHTGQLSSTSVLLSSAASLGLTFVSLQDTGKSLATASYLVSACFSCILLAQVLCYGSNKTSPKKED, from the exons ATGTCCTCATCTCCCATCCAAAACTTCTTCGTCACCCATTTCATGCCGGAGAAATGTTACGCGCAGCTTTTCGTCAACTTCAACTTGCACG tgCCATGTTTGACTTTATTCCTCAACAAAATCATCGGATGGTGGATTCTTTTGGACATAGTTTTTG CTCAGCTCCTGCAGCTGCTGCGGATTCTCTGGAGACGAAATGCGGAGGGCTTGTGTCCAGCTTCCGTCCTGCTGCAACTTTACGCCTCGTCTGGACCCGTCCTATTGGCCGTGGCCCGCAACTTCCCACTTTT CGCCTGGGGTGAAAGGCTTTTCTTGAGCATCCAGACGACGACGATTGTCTTCCTCATCCTGCATTATCGGGGAGACACCGTTAGAG GAATTCTGTTTGTGTTGGCTTACGGTGGTTTAATAGTCCTCCTGGGATCACATGCGCCTGCGCAAGTCATCTCGGCAATGCAGTCTTCCAGTTTGGCAGCAATAATTGCAAGCAAG GCTCTGCAGGCAGGAAGTAACTTCAAAAAGGGCCACACGGGTCAGCTGTCCTCCACGTCTGTTTTGCTGTCTAGCGCAGCCTCCCTGGGCCTCACCTTTGTTTCGCTGCAG gaCACAGGCAAGTCTCTTGCAACCGCCAGCTACCTCGTGTCAGCCTGCTTCAGCTGCATCTTGCTGGCTCAGGTCCTCTGCTATGGGAGCAACAAAACTAGTCCAAAAAAAGAAGACTGA
- the grk1b gene encoding LOW QUALITY PROTEIN: rhodopsin kinase GRK1b (The sequence of the model RefSeq protein was modified relative to this genomic sequence to represent the inferred CDS: inserted 1 base in 1 codon; deleted 3 bases in 3 codons), with protein sequence MEIGGLETVVANSAYVSARGSVDXPVGKRLFQQFLESEATRKTAGELWKDIEDYAICQEKDRVQKAQKMVNKYYESASKNFCSFLEEKAVTRVKEDFKNVHGDLFKESEKQLLKHLETKAVDGFKLSMYFLRYVQFKWLEAQPVDEEWFMDFRVLGKGGFGEVYACQAKATGKMYANKKLDKKRLKKRKGYEGAIVEKRILAKVHSRFIVSLAYAFQTKTDLCLVMTIMNGGDLRFHMYNVDEKNPDFTEKRASFYTAQIICGLEHLHQHRIIYRDLKPENVLLDDAGHVRLSDLGLAVELPPGKDKMSGYAGTPGFMAPELLQKKEYDNSVDDFTLGVTLFEMIAAKGPFRIRGEKVENDEVARRILNDPVPYTPNFSEECKAICEGLMEKDPGKHLGFRNNERAELKSQAFLKDINWGRLEAGMLPPPFVPDPRTVYAKDIDDVGAFSTIEGVVMDSKDTEFFADFASGNVPMGVFGELNVWAENGQLPNDLDPNYVEAKGGGCAIL encoded by the exons ATGGAGATCGGCGGTTTGGAGACAGTGGTGGCCAACTCGGCGTACGTGTCGGCCCGAGGAAGCGTGG GGCCCGTCGGCAAGCGGCTCTTCCAGCAGTTTCTGGAGAGCGAGGCCACCCGCAAAACCGCCGGAGAGCTGTGGAAGGACATCGAAGACTACGCCATCTGCCAAGAAAAGGACAGAGTACAGAAGGCTCAAAAAATGGTCAATAAATACTACGAGTCGGCGTCAAAGAACTTCTGCAGCTTCCTGGAAGAGAAGGCTGTCACCCGAGTGAAGGAGGACTTCAAAAATGTCCACGGTGACTTATTCAAAGAGAGCGAGAAACAGCTCCTCAAACACCTGGAGACAAAGGCCGTGGACGGCTTTAAGCTGAGCATGTACTTCCTGCGTTACGTTCAGTTCAAGTGGTTGGAGGCGCAACCCGTCGACGAGGAGtggttcatggacttcagggtCCTTGGCAAGGGAGGTTTCGGCGAAGTGTACGCTTGTCAGGCTAAGGCTACGGGTAAAATGTACGCCAATAAAAAACTGGATAAGAAGAGGCTGAAGAAACGCAAAGGCTACGAG GGCGCGATTGTGGAGAAGCGTATCCTTGCCAAAGTCCACAGTCGCTTCATTGTGTCGCTGGCGTACGCCTTCCAGACCAAGACTGACCTCTGCCTGGTTATGACTATCATGAATGGTGGGGA CCTTAGGTTTCATATGTACAacgtggatgaa aaaaatcctgatttCACTGAGAAGAGAGCGTCTTTCTACACAGCGCAGATCATCTGTGGGCTGGAACACCTTCACCAGCACAGGATCATCTACAGAGACCTGAAGCCGGAGAACGtgctgctagatgatgcag GACACGTCCGCCTGTCAGATTTGGGCCTGGCTGTCGAGCTTCCACcaggaaaagacaaaatgtcTGGTTATGCAGGAACTCCAG GTTTCATGGCTCCAGAGCTGCTCCAGAAAAAAGAATACGAC AACTCAGTGGATGATTTCACTCTGGGAGTGACTCTGTTTGAGATGATCGCAGCCAAAGGACCCTTCAGAATACGAGGAGAGAAG GTGGAGAATGACGAGGTGGCGCGCAGAATTTTGAACGATCCGGTGCCGTACACGCCCAACTTCAGCGAAGAATGTAAAGCTATTTGTGAAGGCTTGATGGAAAAGGATCCAGGGAAACACCTCGGGTTCAGGAACAACGAGCGCGCTGAGCTCAAGAGCCAAGCCTTCCTCAAGGACATCAATTGGGGACGTCTCGAGGCTG GTATGCTGCCGCCACCATTTGTCCCTGATCCCAGGACGGTCTAC GCCAAAGACATCGACGACGTGGGCGCCTTTAGCACCATCGAAGGCGTGGTCATGGATAGCAAGGACACGGAGTTCTTCGCCGACTTCGCTTCGGGCAACGTTCCGATGGGTGTGTTTGGAGAGTTGAACGTCTGGGCCGAGAACGGACAGCTGCCTAACGACCTCGACCCAAACTACGTGGAAGCCAAAGGTGGAGGGTGTGCGATTCTTTAA
- the LOC133466886 gene encoding mannose-P-dolichol utilization defect 1 protein-like isoform X2: MSSSPIQNFFVTHFMPEKCYAQLFVNFNLHAQLLQLLRILWRRNAEGLCPASVLLQLYASSGPVLLAVARNFPLFAWGERLFLSIQTTTIVFLILHYRGDTVRGILFVLAYGGLIVLLGSHAPAQVISAMQSSSLAAIIASKALQAGSNFKKGHTGQLSSTSVLLSSAASLGLTFVSLQDTGKSLATASYLVSACFSCILLAQVLCYGSNKTSPKKED; the protein is encoded by the exons ATGTCCTCATCTCCCATCCAAAACTTCTTCGTCACCCATTTCATGCCGGAGAAATGTTACGCGCAGCTTTTCGTCAACTTCAACTTGCACG CTCAGCTCCTGCAGCTGCTGCGGATTCTCTGGAGACGAAATGCGGAGGGCTTGTGTCCAGCTTCCGTCCTGCTGCAACTTTACGCCTCGTCTGGACCCGTCCTATTGGCCGTGGCCCGCAACTTCCCACTTTT CGCCTGGGGTGAAAGGCTTTTCTTGAGCATCCAGACGACGACGATTGTCTTCCTCATCCTGCATTATCGGGGAGACACCGTTAGAG GAATTCTGTTTGTGTTGGCTTACGGTGGTTTAATAGTCCTCCTGGGATCACATGCGCCTGCGCAAGTCATCTCGGCAATGCAGTCTTCCAGTTTGGCAGCAATAATTGCAAGCAAG GCTCTGCAGGCAGGAAGTAACTTCAAAAAGGGCCACACGGGTCAGCTGTCCTCCACGTCTGTTTTGCTGTCTAGCGCAGCCTCCCTGGGCCTCACCTTTGTTTCGCTGCAG gaCACAGGCAAGTCTCTTGCAACCGCCAGCTACCTCGTGTCAGCCTGCTTCAGCTGCATCTTGCTGGCTCAGGTCCTCTGCTATGGGAGCAACAAAACTAGTCCAAAAAAAGAAGACTGA
- the slc25a35 gene encoding solute carrier family 25 member 35, with translation MMMMMMDFLLSGAAACGACLVTNPLEVVKTRMQLQGELKSRGSYRVYYRNVFHAFYTIAKVDGVAGLQKGLVPGLWYQFCMNGVRLGSYAVIESSGYIHTDGRVSGPKTVAAGAAAGVAGAVMGSPVYLVKTHLQSQSSASIAVGHQHKHQGMSQALAAIYKEHGIRGLWRGASAAIPRVSVGSASQLSTFSSAKELVLDLQVFAKDSWLVALSAGMISSVAVVLAMTPFDVVSTRLYNQPVDQRGKGLLYKGFTDCFSKTLKREGLTGLYKGLGASYFRIGPHTILSLFFWDELRKLYQPFR, from the exons atgatgatgatgatgatggacttCCTGCTGAGCGGAGCGGCGGCGTGCGGCGCGTGCCTGGTGACCAACCCGCTGGAGGTGGTCAAGACTCGCATGCAGCTGCAAGGAGAGCTCAAGAGCCGGGGCAGCTATCGGGTTTATTACCGTAATGTCTTCCACGCGTTCTACACCATCGCCAAAGTGGACGGCGTGGCCGGCTTGCAGAAAGGCCTCGTGCCCGGACTGTGGTATCAGTTTTGTATGAACGGAGTCCGGCTGGGCTCGTACGCCGTCATCGAGTCCTCGGGCTACATCCACACGGATGGAAGGGTCAGCGGACCCAAGACCGTCGCAGCTGGAGCGGCGGCGGGTGTGGCGGGAGCTGTGATGGGCAGCCCCGTCTATTTG GTAAAGACTCATTTGCAGAGTCAGTCTTCTGCCTCCATTGCGGTGGGACACCAGCACAAACACCAG GGAATGTCCCAGGCGCTGGCGGCCATTTATAAGGAACACGGCATTCGAGGACTGTGGAGGGGCGCTAGCGCCGCCATACCGAGGGTCAGCGTGGGCTCAGCGTCTCAACTCTCCACCTTCTCCTCAGCCAAAGAGCTGGTGCTTGATCTTCAG GTGTTTGCAAAGGACAGCTGGTTGGTGGCGCTGAGCGCCGGCATGATCAGCAGCGTGGCGGTGGTGCTGGCCATGACGCCTTTCGACGTGGTGAGCACGCGGCTCTACAACCAGCCGGTGGATCAGCGGGGCAAG GGGCTGCTTTACAAAGGCTTTACCGACTGCTTTTCTAAGACCCTGAAAAGGGAGGGCCTAACGGGACTCTACAAAGGTTTGGGAGCGTCTTATTTCCGGATTGGTCCTCACACCATTCTTTCCTTGTTCTTTTGGGATGAACTGCGCAAATTGTACCAGCCGTTCAGATAA
- the tm4sf21a gene encoding transmembrane 4 L6 family member 5 gives MCTGTCSRCIAVTLYPLALISIICNIVLFFPNGEIKYAEDGHITEEVKYMGGLIGGGAMVLLPALYIHLTGKQGCCGNRCGMFLSIAFAAVGVTGALYSLSVAALALKNGPLCKAVVIWGTPFKDSDPSYLTDDTWWGTCTEPKKIVQFNIGLFGTLLACSCLQAVLCAIQMINGLFGCLCGTCGGKSVI, from the exons ATGTGCACTGGGACATGTTCGCGTTGCATTGCTGTGACTTTGTACCCTTTAGCACTCATATCCATCATCTGTAACATAGTGTTGTTCTTTCCCAATGGGGAAATCAAGTATGCAGAAGATGGCCATATTACTGAAGAGGTGAAATATATGGGAGGACTCATCGGCGGGGGAGCAATG GTGTTGCTGCCAGCACTTTACATCCACTTGACTGGAAAACAAGGGTGCTGTGGAAATCGCTGTGGG ATGTTCTTATCAATCGCATTTGCTGCGGTGGGAGTGACCGGCGCGTTGTACAGTTTGAGCGTGGCCGCGCTCGCTTTGAAGAATGGCCCCCTTTGTAAAGCCGTCGTGATATGGGGCACGCCTTTTAAAGACAG TGACCCGAGTTACCTGACTGACGACACGTGGTGGGGGACATGCACAGAGCCGAAGAAAATTGTTCAGTTCAACATTGGCTTGTTTGGCACCCTGTTGGCCTGTAGCTGCCTGCAAGCGGTTCTGTGTGCCATCCAGATGATCAACGGCCTCTTCGGCTGCCTGTGCGGAACCTGCGGCGGCAAAAGCGTCATCTGA
- the slc25a15b gene encoding solute carrier family 25 member 15b: protein MAPHAAVQAVIDLSAGAIGGAACVFSGQPLDTAKVKMQTFPTLYRGFVHCITSTYKQVGIRGLYQGTSPALMANVAENSVLFMSYGFCQQVIRFTAGLHSDAVLSDMQKACAGSVASVFSSLVLCPTELVKCRLQAMYEMEATGKIARSQNSVWSVVKSIMKNDGPQGFFQGLTTTVAREVPGYFCFFGAYELCRSAFAEYMKCEKDDIGVAPIVFSGGFGGACLWLVVYPMDCVKSRIQVMSMTAKQGGFFKTFMIIARTEGIRALYSGLTPTMVRTFPANGALFLGYEASRKVMMKQFDS from the exons ATGGCACCTCATGCTGCGGTTCAGGCTGTCATCGACCTTTCTGCTGGAGCTATCG GGGGCGCTGCGTGTGTCTTCAGTGGACAACCTCTGGACACCGCCAAGGTCAAGATGCAGACCTTCCCCACACTCTACAGGGGCTTCGTCCACTGCATCACGTCTACCTACAAACAAGTCGGTATTCGGGGCCTCTACCAGGGAACGTCGCCGGCTCTGATGGCCAACGTCGCCGAGAACTCCGTGCTCTTCATGAGCTACGGCTTCTGCCAGCAGGTCATCCGCTTCACGGCGGGACTGCACTCCGATGCCGTGCTGAG TGACATGCAGAAAGCGTGTGCCGGCTCAGTGGCGTCCGTCTTCTCTTCGCTGGTTCTCTGCCCCACCGAGCTGGTCAAGTGTCGTCTGCAAGCCATGTACGAAATGGAGGCCACGGGCAAGATTGCGAGGAGTCAGAA CTCGGTGTGGTCTGTGGTCAAGTCCATCATGAAGAACGACGGTCCGCAGGGCTTCTTCCAGGGCCTGACCACAACCGTCGCCAGAGAGGTCCCCGGCTACTTCTGCTTCTTCGGCGCCTACGAGCTGTGCCGCAGCGCCTTCGCAGAATACATGAAGTGTGAAAAAGACGACATAG GCGTGGCTCCGATTGTTTTCAGCGGAGGTTTCGGAGGGGCGTGTCTGTGGCTGGTGGTCTACCCCATGGACTGCGTCAAGTCTCGGATCCAGGTCATGTCCATGACGGCCAAACAGGGCGGCTTTTTCAAAACCTTTATGATCATTGCGCGCACCGAAG GTATCCGAGCGCTCTACTCCGGTCTCACTCCCACCATGGTGCGCACCTTTCCCGCTAACGGAGCACTTTTCCTGGGCTACGAGGCCAGCCGCAAGGTCATGATGAAGCAGTTTGACAGCTGA